The following DNA comes from Methanotorris formicicus Mc-S-70.
ATGATGAATTTGCAGAGAAATTCAAGAGAAGTTATGGAAATGGTTTGATTGAAACCTACAATATGGAAAATGCTGATACAGTTCTCGTTGCAATGGGTAGTGTTTGTGGAACAATCAAGGAAGTTATTGATAAATTAAAGGAAAAAGGAAAAGAAGTTGGTTTGTTGAGGATTAGATGCTACAGGCCATTCCCAGTAGAAGATATTGCAAAAGCATTAAAAGATGCAGAAAACATTGCAGTTCTTGACAAAAACATAAGTTTAGGTATGAACAAAGGGGCATTATATTTAGATTTGGCTTCAACATTTAGGGATAAAAAAGTTGTTAATTACATTGTTGGTTTGGGAGGAAGGGACATAAGAATAGATGATATTAAAAAAATCATCTCACACGTTGAAGTTGCAAAAGATGGAGAAACTGCATGGATTGGATTGAATGAATAAATTAATAATAAAATTTTAAATGGTGAAATTATGCAATTTCCAAGAGAAGAGTACTTTGCTCCAGGACATAGAGGATGTGCAGGATGTGGTGCTGCGATTGTTGCAAGGTTGGTATTGAAAGCATCAGGAAAGGACACAATTTGTACAAATGCAACTGGATGTTTAGAGGTTATGACAACACCATATCCTGAAACAGCATGGAGAGTTCCTTGGATACATACTGCATTTGAGAACTCTGCTGCAGTTGCAAGTGGTGTTGAAAGTGCCATTAAAGCATTAAGAAGGAAAAGGGGAAAATTCAACAAAAAAATAAATGTAATTGCCTTTGGTGGAGATGGAGGGACAGCAGATATTGGTTTCCAAGCATTGAGTGGTGCAATGGAGAGGGGGCATGATATGGTCTATATTATGTACGATAATGAGGCATACATGAACACGGGGGTTCAAAGAAGTGGTTCTACCCCATTAATGGCTGCAACTACAACATCCCCAGCAGGTTCAAAGATTAGAGGGGAAGATAAACCTAAAAAAGACATGCCATTGATTATGGCAGCACACGGAATTCCTTATGTCGCTACTGCCTGCATCTCC
Coding sequences within:
- the porB gene encoding pyruvate synthase subunit PorB, which encodes MQFPREEYFAPGHRGCAGCGAAIVARLVLKASGKDTICTNATGCLEVMTTPYPETAWRVPWIHTAFENSAAVASGVESAIKALRRKRGKFNKKINVIAFGGDGGTADIGFQALSGAMERGHDMVYIMYDNEAYMNTGVQRSGSTPLMAATTTSPAGSKIRGEDKPKKDMPLIMAAHGIPYVATACISYPEDFMNKVKKACEIEGPAYIQVLQPCTTGWGYPADKTIEIGRLAVETGIWPLYEIENGEFRITYKPAKRKPIKEYIRMQKRYRHLTDEDIERLQKYIDERCKEFGL